A window of Candidatus Nitrospira allomarina genomic DNA:
TGTCGTATTTTAACGCTGCCACCAACGGCGACACGGAAAAAGTGTTGGCCCTCCTCAAGGATGGTATCGATGTCAACACCACCTTTCCCATTGTTAGGACCCACGCACTTATGGTCGCGGCCGCATTCGGTCATGTGGACACGGTCAGCGCACTTATTGAAAGGGGAGCTGACGTCAACGCGAAGGATTTGACAGGGTGGACTCCCCTGCATGCCGCAGCATTTAAAGGCAACATGCAAATCGTTCGCCTCCTCCTTGAAAAAGGCGCGGTCGCTGAGCCATCTACCTGGTTTTTGGAAAGTCCGTGGGTCATGGCGGAGGAATTGGGATATACGGCAATCATTCCTCTATTGAAACAAGCTGAATGGCAAACGGTAGCAAGCCGCCATCCCCTGCCCTGCATACCCCAGGATTTCGTCACAAATAACGCTCTCATATCCGCATCTTCTCAACACGTCTGTTAATCATCATTGGAAACCCACCACACAACTTCTTTCGGATCTGATATACTGGATAGTTTTCCCATAACCGTTCACCCTGTGTATCATTTCTTAATCTAGGAGGTAGGTATGAAGCATTCACTCGAACACCAGATTACCCAAGCCGGTCAACAACCATGGCTGTGCCGACTAATGATCGCCGGATTGTTCAGCAGCGCGTTGATTTTTGGTGCCGGAGCAGCCTGGGCAGATGGAGACGGGCATGGTTACGGACATGATCCAAAATCCATGCTGGAGAAACTCACGCAGAAGCTGTCGCTCACGCAGGAGCAACAGGACAAAATCCTTCCCATCATTGAGGAAAAGCACCAGAAGATGGAAGGGCTTCACCAACAAATGAAAGAGATGCGCCAACAGGCCATGGGAAAAATTGAGGCCGAACTGACGCCGGAACAACAAGCGAAATGGAAAGAAATGCAAGAAGAACGGCAGGAAAAGATGAAGGAATACAAAGAAAAGCATGGCAAGGATTGTGACAAAAAAGGCAAGCACGGCAAGGGCGAAAAGCACGATTAAGCCTTAATTGAGAATGGAGGGCGGATCTATTCACTAACCGGTGCATATCCGTCCCTCCGTCCCTATCCCTTCGGCATGCTTCTGCTTCCCATCCTTCCTCGCAAAATTAACCGCAGACCATAAACTGTCTCTCCTTTAGACGATTCCCCCGATAATAAAAGGTGTACCCCTCTGTTATCCCCACCACTATCCATCCGTAAAAGAGAGGGGCTCAAATGAAGAAATAAGGCCAAGCATGTCTGACAAGGCAGAAAAAAATTCCCAATGGCTCTTCTCAATTTCCCAATAGAGGCCATTATTGTTAGGGTATGACTTTCCAAACAGGATTTATTCGACAGCACAGGGAGATTAAGGCATGCTTGAGGTGGTAGAGATTCGGGTCAGCTATCGATATGTGAAAGAGCATCCCTGGGTGGTACAGGGCATCACGGGGTTTCTTTCTGCCTATTTCATGGAAAAACCAGGATTTACTCTAAAACGACACTTTGAAGAATTGGAAACCGGTATGCACGTCTGGTTGTGTGATGTTCCTCCCAAGATGAAAGTCCCCACGCTCCTAAGGCGGCTAAAGGATGACATTCCTCCCTGCCAATATACACAGTTCGAAACGAGTCCCCCGGCGCCCCCGCGTTTTCTCATCGATTCACTGGAACCGGAATCCGCCTCTTCCTCTTCCACTCCAAACGAAGATTTCAAAGCAACTGAGGACGGAAAAACAACAGGGTAACCACACGGAAAGCGCCACGAGGTGAGCTGAAATTCATGCTCGCTAGGCTGAGCATCCTAGAGGGGTTGATTGGGATCGATGCACAAAACCGATCGAAGAAGGTGGACCCGTTCGGCCAGCTGTTCAGCGGAAAGCCGGACAGGCTCATGCGGCACACACCACACCGGTTTCAACGGATCGGGATCGGTCTTGAGCCTTGGAATCAGATGCCAGTGAATGTGAGGCACCTGATTCCCGAGCAGTTCATAGTTGATCTTCTTGGCATCAAATACCTGTCTCAGTATCTGCGCCACGTGGGTGACTTCCTCCATCAACATCCCGCGCGCAACTTCGGATAAATCAAACAGTTCGGAAGCATGGTCTTTCAACACCAATACGGTCCAGCCCGAAAAAAACTGGTCCTCAAACACAAACGCTCTGGTCAGGCCACAATCGACAAGAAAATGATCCTTGAACGGCCATGCTCCAACACATATCTTACAAGATGGGTCAGTCACGGCAACAGAAAAAACGAGGGGATTAAGAATTCACCAATAGAGAGAAAAGATATCAGGGACACCACACGGAAAAGACAAAGCCGATTGAACCCATGACACCTTCTGTTATTCTGGGACAACATACCGCACATTCCCTTCATCTTGAAAGGCTACATCCTGCATCATATGGTGTTTGAAAGTACGGAGAATATATGAAAAAATGACCGAGGAAGCGAATGGTCCATCCACTGTCCGGAGTTGTCACCCATCCGCCATCAGCCTTAGGGTTGGCATACCCTTGCCACTTCCATATTTGGAGAAGGAATTTATATGATAATAGAACCTCATAACTTGTCTAGAAGAACCCTGTTAAAGCGGGGTATGGGCCTCTTCGGCTTGTTAGCTGGAGGCTTTATTAGCTCATCCAGCCTTGCAGAAATTCTCAAGGAACCAACTCCACGTCAATCCCTGGGGCCATTTTTCCCCGACGAGGGAGACCCGATAGATGCCATTCGCGAAAATCACGGGATCGGCATTCCCATAAGTCAGGCGAACGATCAGGATCTCACGTTTGTCAAAGGCCGCAGGGGAAAAGCCAAGGGACAGGTCATCTATCTGAGAGGAAAAGTCCTGAGCGCAAAAACCGGAAAGGCGATTCCTCGCACTGCGATCATCATGTGGAGTGCTTCAGCCTCCGGCCGGTATAACCACAAAGAGGATGACAGTATGTTGAAATTTCCCCATCCCACGACCGGAGAAATCATTCACCGCACCTACGACGGATATTTTCAATACTGGGGACGAGCAGTCACCAATGAGCAGGGAGACTATTGGTTCAAAACCATTGTTCCCGGCTTTTACCCCATTGACCTGGAAGCCGGACTGTACCGCCCTTCCCACCTGCACTTTCAACTGTTCCCTCCAGAGCATCCGAAACTGGTCACACAGCTCTATTTCCGGGGCGACCAAATCCCCAATAATGAACTGAACCAGAAATTACTGCCAATGGATGTGGTCATTCTGGATGCCGGGCTCACCACAATCGATTTAGAAAGGGTAATTGTGGACTATGCACCGGATGCATCGGGAGAGGTATCAGATGGCTTGATCGGTCACTACGATTTTCTGGTGCCAGACTAGAAGAACCAGGGTTTTTCTGAAATGGCTTTTTAGCGCAAGACCGGCTAGATCCGGTCGGGAAAGTTAGAAATAATTCCATCAACCCCCAATCCCTTCATCCGTGCAATTTCCTCAGGCTCGTCAATTGTATAGACAAACACCTTGATATCTTTCGCCTGAAGCGCCTGCACCAGCGCAGGCGTCACAACATTCAACGCCAATCCCGCATGAGTTGCTTGAGCTTCGATGGCAAAGGCCGTTGAATGTATGGGCGCGTCCTCGATTAGCGCCAACGTGAGAGCATCTCCCATTAATCTTCTCACCGTCAGCAATTCCTCATGAAAAAACGAGGCATAAATCACTGTCCCATGAAAGTCAGTTGCCTCCACTTTCGCACAAACATCCGCGGCGATTCCCTTCACTTTCAGCTCAATCATGGCACCGGCCCGTCCACTGAGACAGACGAGGGCTTCTTCCAGAAGAGGAACCCTCTCGTCCCCTCCCACATCCAATTCCCGAAGTACGCTTCGCGATAACTCCTCAATTTTTCCCTCCCCGTTTGTCGTCCGGTCAACCGAATCATCATGAAGGAGCACCAGGGCTCCATCTCCCGATCGCCGGATATCAAACTCGACCATATCGACACCATATTTGATCGCGAGCTCCAGAGCAGCCAGCGTATTCTCAGGCGCATGGCCCGACGCACCTCGATGTCCGATCCGAAGAGGCATTCGAATGTGATCCCTTTCTTGGGTCATAAGCGGATCATTTGGAGGTGTTGAAGGAACTGTATCCCGCAGCTTGCTGAGCTATGACCATGGAAGTGCCCATGCTGAAATTGACGCTGTCCCCACCAACCCACCATGCCACCTTTTTACACTTTCGTTACTAGTATGATCCATACTTATCTCCTATCTACTTTCTTAGTTTGATCATCTGTATCAGTTTGTAATGACATTACCAGCTCCTGGTGAAAATCGTTTCAGAACTTGGACAGTAAATTGGACTGGCGGGGCGCTTATTTCAGTTTCGCCGCGAGTCATACCTTTCATCTTAATGGATTTCTCCGCACCGACAACTGAGAAATTTGGCCAAAAAAAGGCAAAAACCTCAAACAAGTGTATGCCGAACTTTCTGGCGATCCTTCGCTTAACCTTAACTTAAATGAACTTGTATTAGGATCTGCGATGATTTGGAAAGGGTTTTTGAATCATGCCGATAAAGGTACCAGAAAATCGACAAAGGAAACCTCGTCTGAAAAGATGAGGGCGCAAAGTTACCGGCCTAAGGGGTGAAATGCTTTATGGCAGCGGGATTGCCGAAAAGTTCGAGAAAACGCATGGTAACATCTACCATATGTCTTTTCTTCTGCCCGTAGCCAGCGTTCCTGGCGCGCCTGTCGAGCATCCTTTCCCCTTTTGGCTTTCTCAAATGAATCCAGGACTTTGCGCCGAGGAAAGTTCACGGCCGTCTTCTCATTCGCCCGGGACATTCGGCCGGTGGAGCACGATGCATAAGGGGAGCGGTTCGTGCAAGTCAGCAATGATATTTTCGCAACTGGGTTTTCTCCTATTTCTTTGGCGCATGTGTCGATTCGAACGCATGCCATTTCACAAGCGCCACCTCCCTCTGTCGCTGCGACCGAAACCGAGGACGAACTTCGCTTACTTCGACAACACGTTCTCTCTTTGAGGAGAGCTTTGAACTCCTTTAAGAATCCCTTTCCGTTAATCCACCGGGCACGAGTAGGCGGCGAACAAGCTCAGGCAGCCACCACAAGTTCTTCCGCCGACCTGGGGTTGGGGTCCACGCCTGCCACCGCAACAATCCGCCAATCGACGGAAGAAGTGAATACCACCCCGACCTCTTTTTCTCCCTTTGGCCCCACATTTACCGGTAGTTCAACCAGTACGGCTACTCTCAGTGGTGTGTATGATGGCGATAATGGCAACGATACTTTAACGTTTCAGGTCACCAATGGGGGCATTGTAGGAGTTTCTCCCGTCCTTGGCCTTGAGGTACGCAATAGCCAAGCGCAGTTGGTGGAAACCATTAGCCTGACTCTCTACCAACCCGATGATCCCTACACGTTGCAAAATGGGCTGGTGCTTAGCCTGGGATCAGGATCCCTCACTCAAAATGATACATTTACGGTAGCCGTCTCGAATTCGGTGGGAAGTGCGGTGAATCCCGACAAGCCTTTTAATGGAACGAGAAACGACAATCCCAACCTGGAGGAAGGGCTTGGGGTGTCTCCCGGCTCATTTCAGGTGAACGGGACGACCATTGATGTTTTTGCCGACGACACCATCAACACGGTGCTAACCCGGATCAATCAGTCGGCTGCCGGAGTAACGGCGACGTTTGACAGTGACAACGAGACGGTCGTCCTGACTCACAACACCCTAGGAGCCTCCCCGACCATTGCGCTGGGAAGTGATACGTCGGGATTTCTGGCTGCAACCAAACTCACCGGATCTTCCTCGGTTCAGGGACAAGATGAAATACCGGACGAAGAAAAACCGTTAGGGACCCTCTCCCAGTTTTCCTCGGTGCAAACAGGGTCGGTCTTACTCAATGGTGTCGCGATTTCAATCGATGTGCTTTCAGATTCTTTACAGGATGTGTTGACCAGGATCACCGCCTCTGCCGCAGGCGTCACCGCTACGTTGAATGCATCTGGGCAGCGGATCATCCTCACTTCCCAGGATGCGAACCAATCCCTGGAGGTCAACAGCAACGGCACAGGATTTTTTGCCGCGGTTGGCATTTCTGAAGGTACCTACGATCCAACCGTGGGAACCACAGCTTTCATTAAATCCCGACAAGGACTCTCCCCTTTCCAAGCCAAAGAAATAGCCGACACCCTTCAAAAGGTCGCCAATTCCATCAACACCATTTTTCAAATTCAAAAAGATAAAAAAGTACTTGGACCCTCCTTCGCCAATATTCAATCAAACCTTAAAACCGCCGTCTCCGATTCCTTCCATTCGGAAGGCCCACGTTTTAAAAGTCAGGCCGGGATTAACTTCAACTTTGGAAAAGGTGCCAAACAAGTGCTTGAGTTGTCGTTGTCTGGATTCTCCAGGAAGCTTCTCGTGGCCAAGCTAGAACGAAATCCGTCGTTGGCTAATGATCTCCTATTTGGCCGTTCATCATCCAATAAAAAGGGACTCGTCGATAACCTTCTTGCGGTAGCGACCCAGACGGCCAAAGACCTTAATGCCAAACTGGGCTCAACGGGTGTTTTTGTGAATGTGCTCGTCTAAAATTATAGTGAATTCTTCCTCGTGGAGGGCAAGAAGGAATAAGAGACTCGTTGCCCTCTCCCATCGCTGTGCTTTCCGGGTGTATAATGAAGTGTGAGGCTTAGGCTTTGGTCTTTGAGATGATCTAGAGTAATCAAGGACGAAAACAACGAGAAGGCAAACTCTAAAATCCGGCAACAACGATGGGAGCAACAGAAAAATGATTGTGGGAAAAATCTCTTGTGTGTTTAAGCCACATATTGGAGGGACGGTCCTTTTTTTATGATGAGCATGGCTTTGATTGTGCCTTTTACGTCAGCAGCAACTCCTACATTTCGAATTATCCTTAACACTTTTTCCCCGTATTATTCCCCAAAATTTGTTGAAGTTGCCGCCGGCACTCCAATTTCGTGGGAAAATCCAACGGCCGATATTCATTCCATTACC
This region includes:
- a CDS encoding ankyrin repeat domain-containing protein, whose product is MNRHPATGPIMNRYVYRLAYLFMALIFSGCSLSYFNAATNGDTEKVLALLKDGIDVNTTFPIVRTHALMVAAAFGHVDTVSALIERGADVNAKDLTGWTPLHAAAFKGNMQIVRLLLEKGAVAEPSTWFLESPWVMAEELGYTAIIPLLKQAEWQTVASRHPLPCIPQDFVTNNALISASSQHVC
- a CDS encoding Spy/CpxP family protein refolding chaperone, translating into MKHSLEHQITQAGQQPWLCRLMIAGLFSSALIFGAGAAWADGDGHGYGHDPKSMLEKLTQKLSLTQEQQDKILPIIEEKHQKMEGLHQQMKEMRQQAMGKIEAELTPEQQAKWKEMQEERQEKMKEYKEKHGKDCDKKGKHGKGEKHD
- a CDS encoding HIT family protein; this translates as MTDPSCKICVGAWPFKDHFLVDCGLTRAFVFEDQFFSGWTVLVLKDHASELFDLSEVARGMLMEEVTHVAQILRQVFDAKKINYELLGNQVPHIHWHLIPRLKTDPDPLKPVWCVPHEPVRLSAEQLAERVHLLRSVLCIDPNQPL
- a CDS encoding dioxygenase family protein; translation: MIIEPHNLSRRTLLKRGMGLFGLLAGGFISSSSLAEILKEPTPRQSLGPFFPDEGDPIDAIRENHGIGIPISQANDQDLTFVKGRRGKAKGQVIYLRGKVLSAKTGKAIPRTAIIMWSASASGRYNHKEDDSMLKFPHPTTGEIIHRTYDGYFQYWGRAVTNEQGDYWFKTIVPGFYPIDLEAGLYRPSHLHFQLFPPEHPKLVTQLYFRGDQIPNNELNQKLLPMDVVILDAGLTTIDLERVIVDYAPDASGEVSDGLIGHYDFLVPD
- a CDS encoding glycerophosphodiester phosphodiesterase; protein product: MTQERDHIRMPLRIGHRGASGHAPENTLAALELAIKYGVDMVEFDIRRSGDGALVLLHDDSVDRTTNGEGKIEELSRSVLRELDVGGDERVPLLEEALVCLSGRAGAMIELKVKGIAADVCAKVEATDFHGTVIYASFFHEELLTVRRLMGDALTLALIEDAPIHSTAFAIEAQATHAGLALNVVTPALVQALQAKDIKVFVYTIDEPEEIARMKGLGVDGIISNFPDRI